A region from the Panicum hallii strain FIL2 chromosome 1, PHallii_v3.1, whole genome shotgun sequence genome encodes:
- the LOC112893162 gene encoding protein CHLOROPLAST IMPORT APPARATUS 2 isoform X3 — translation MSSSCIPTGLRLDLDMVKAATSPGAHSSPLRPVHSSPSSTLSEASNASSSATSVSLKRARAPRKRPNQAYNEAAALLASIHPSVFPVKKSPKTATRPPARQLSGLAAAFDPSSDLLPPLPVLADSAFLLRDMPAPSPQPQSPSGAKNCSSPAPVSSVFRDFRDPAPSPASPDTVDVDELGELDFDDDGFDAESILDVDEATAGAAEGLDGIMGSLTVESNTATTSDDSILSSSGIHPYLRSLMVVGLAGRFELGLGFRHGARPNLNRALKRRDDDGAWWMWPAVPVKDITVAPPTPPAPAAPDTAMAQVPAAPEKKKSKKKKVVKMEKVMAKGREELPSAKCKEEADGSVEAANGDGDADSTPTKAPKTGLGLKLNADEVLKAWSDKGSMFTEGGGPESPTSAADVRAKLADIDLFPENGAGGGIREASVLRYKEKRRTRLFSKKIRYQVRKVNADCRPRMKASTRTD, via the exons ATGTCGTCTTCCTGCATACCAACCGGCCTGCGGCTGGACCTGGACATGGTGAAGGCGGCGACGTCGCCGGGCGCGCACTCGTCGCCGTTGCGCCCGGTGCActcgtcgccgtcgtcgacgCTGTCGGAAGCGTCGAACGCGTCATCGTCGGCGACGTCTGTGTCGCTGAAGCGGGCGCGCGCGCCGCGGAAGCGGCCGAACCAGGCGTACAACGAGGCCGCCGCGCTGCTCGCGTCCATCCACCCCTCCGTCTTCCCCGTCAAGAAGAGCCCCAAGACGGCGACGCGCCCGCCGGCGCGGCAGCTCTCCGGCCTCGCCGCGGCGTTCGACCCCTCCTCCGACCTCCTGCCGCCGCTTCCCGTCCTCGCGGACTCCGCATTCCTGCTCCGGGACATGCCCGCACCGTCGCCGCAGCCGCAAAGCCCGTCCGGCGCCAAGAACTGCTCGTCGCCGGCCCCGGTGAGCAGCGTGTTCCGGGACTTCCGCGACCCGGCGCCTTCACCGGCGAGCCCCGACACCGTCGACGTCGACGAGCTTGGCGAACTCGACTTCGATGACGACGGCTTCGATGCCGAGTCAATTCTCGACGTCGACGAGGCCACCGCCGGCGCGGCCGAGGGCCTCGACGGCATCATGGGCAGCCTCACCGTCGAGAGCAACACAGCCACCACGTCCGATGACTCCATcctatcaagctccggcatacaCCCCTACCTCAGGAGCCTCATGGTGGTCGGCCTCGCCGGCAGGTTCGAGCTCGGCCTCGGGTTCCGGCACGGCGCTCGGCCCAACCTCAACCGCGCACTGAAGCGGCGGGACGACGACGGCGCCTGGTGGATGTGGCCGGCCGTGCCGGTGAAGGACATAACAGTGGCACCACCGACACCGCCAGCACCGGCAGCGCCGGACACTGCAATGGCGCAGGTGCCGGCGGCGCCAGAGAAGAAGAAAAGCAAGAAGAAGAAGGTGGTGAAGATGGAGAAGGTTATGGCCAAGGGGAGGGAGGAGCTGCCCAGCGCAAAATGCAAGGAGGAAGCTGACGGCTCGGTCGAGGCTGCTAATGGCGATGGCGACGCTGACAGCACGCCGACGAAGGCGCCAAAGACCGGGTTGGGGCTGAAGCTGAACGCCGACGAGGTGCTCAAGGCGTGGTCCGACAAAGGGTCGATGTTCACCGAGGGCGGCGGGCCGGAGTCGCCGACGTCGGCCGCCGACGTGCGG GCAAAACTTGCAGACATTGATCTGTTCCCAGAGAATGGAGCTGGTGGCGGCATCAGGGAAGCCAGTGTGTTGAGGTACAAGGAGAAGAGGCGTACCCGGCTGTTCTCAAAGAAGATCCGGTACCAAGTGCGTAAGGTGAACGCTGACTGCCGGCCTCGGATGAAGGCAAGCACTAGAACTGATTAG
- the LOC112893162 gene encoding protein CHLOROPLAST IMPORT APPARATUS 2 isoform X4, which yields MSSSCIPTGLRLDLDMVKAATSPGAHSSPLRPVHSSPSSTLSEASNASSSATSVSLKRARAPRKRPNQAYNEAAALLASIHPSVFPVKKSPKTATRPPARQLSGLAAAFDPSSDLLPPLPVLADSAFLLRDMPAPSPQPQSPSGAKNCSSPAPVSSVFRDFRDPAPSPASPDTVDVDELGELDFDDDGFDAESILDVDEATAGAAEGLDGIMGSLTVESNTATTSDDSILSSSGIHPYLRSLMVVGLAGRFELGLGFRHGARPNLNRALKRRDDDGAWWMWPAVPVKDITVAPPTPPAPAAPDTAMAQVPAAPEKKKSKKKKVVKMEKVMAKGREELPSAKCKEEADGSVEAANGDGDADSTPTKAPKTGLGLKLNADEVLKAWSDKGSMFTEGGGPESPTSAADVRISWIIFWNSEYFFC from the exons ATGTCGTCTTCCTGCATACCAACCGGCCTGCGGCTGGACCTGGACATGGTGAAGGCGGCGACGTCGCCGGGCGCGCACTCGTCGCCGTTGCGCCCGGTGCActcgtcgccgtcgtcgacgCTGTCGGAAGCGTCGAACGCGTCATCGTCGGCGACGTCTGTGTCGCTGAAGCGGGCGCGCGCGCCGCGGAAGCGGCCGAACCAGGCGTACAACGAGGCCGCCGCGCTGCTCGCGTCCATCCACCCCTCCGTCTTCCCCGTCAAGAAGAGCCCCAAGACGGCGACGCGCCCGCCGGCGCGGCAGCTCTCCGGCCTCGCCGCGGCGTTCGACCCCTCCTCCGACCTCCTGCCGCCGCTTCCCGTCCTCGCGGACTCCGCATTCCTGCTCCGGGACATGCCCGCACCGTCGCCGCAGCCGCAAAGCCCGTCCGGCGCCAAGAACTGCTCGTCGCCGGCCCCGGTGAGCAGCGTGTTCCGGGACTTCCGCGACCCGGCGCCTTCACCGGCGAGCCCCGACACCGTCGACGTCGACGAGCTTGGCGAACTCGACTTCGATGACGACGGCTTCGATGCCGAGTCAATTCTCGACGTCGACGAGGCCACCGCCGGCGCGGCCGAGGGCCTCGACGGCATCATGGGCAGCCTCACCGTCGAGAGCAACACAGCCACCACGTCCGATGACTCCATcctatcaagctccggcatacaCCCCTACCTCAGGAGCCTCATGGTGGTCGGCCTCGCCGGCAGGTTCGAGCTCGGCCTCGGGTTCCGGCACGGCGCTCGGCCCAACCTCAACCGCGCACTGAAGCGGCGGGACGACGACGGCGCCTGGTGGATGTGGCCGGCCGTGCCGGTGAAGGACATAACAGTGGCACCACCGACACCGCCAGCACCGGCAGCGCCGGACACTGCAATGGCGCAGGTGCCGGCGGCGCCAGAGAAGAAGAAAAGCAAGAAGAAGAAGGTGGTGAAGATGGAGAAGGTTATGGCCAAGGGGAGGGAGGAGCTGCCCAGCGCAAAATGCAAGGAGGAAGCTGACGGCTCGGTCGAGGCTGCTAATGGCGATGGCGACGCTGACAGCACGCCGACGAAGGCGCCAAAGACCGGGTTGGGGCTGAAGCTGAACGCCGACGAGGTGCTCAAGGCGTGGTCCGACAAAGGGTCGATGTTCACCGAGGGCGGCGGGCCGGAGTCGCCGACGTCGGCCGCCGACGTGCGG ATTAGCTGGATAATTTTCTGGAACTCTGAATATTTTTTTTGTTAA
- the LOC112893162 gene encoding protein CHLOROPLAST IMPORT APPARATUS 2 isoform X1 has translation MSSSCIPTGLRLDLDMVKAATSPGAHSSPLRPVHSSPSSTLSEASNASSSATSVSLKRARAPRKRPNQAYNEAAALLASIHPSVFPVKKSPKTATRPPARQLSGLAAAFDPSSDLLPPLPVLADSAFLLRDMPAPSPQPQSPSGAKNCSSPAPVSSVFRDFRDPAPSPASPDTVDVDELGELDFDDDGFDAESILDVDEATAGAAEGLDGIMGSLTVESNTATTSDDSILSSSGIHPYLRSLMVVGLAGRFELGLGFRHGARPNLNRALKRRDDDGAWWMWPAVPVKDITVAPPTPPAPAAPDTAMAQVPAAPEKKKSKKKKVVKMEKVMAKGREELPSAKCKEEADGSVEAANGDGDADSTPTKAPKTGLGLKLNADEVLKAWSDKGSMFTEGGGPESPTSAADVRAKLADIDLFPENGAGGGIREASVLRYKEKRRTRLFSKKIRYQVRKVNADCRPRMKGRFVRSPSLLQQALEEES, from the exons ATGTCGTCTTCCTGCATACCAACCGGCCTGCGGCTGGACCTGGACATGGTGAAGGCGGCGACGTCGCCGGGCGCGCACTCGTCGCCGTTGCGCCCGGTGCActcgtcgccgtcgtcgacgCTGTCGGAAGCGTCGAACGCGTCATCGTCGGCGACGTCTGTGTCGCTGAAGCGGGCGCGCGCGCCGCGGAAGCGGCCGAACCAGGCGTACAACGAGGCCGCCGCGCTGCTCGCGTCCATCCACCCCTCCGTCTTCCCCGTCAAGAAGAGCCCCAAGACGGCGACGCGCCCGCCGGCGCGGCAGCTCTCCGGCCTCGCCGCGGCGTTCGACCCCTCCTCCGACCTCCTGCCGCCGCTTCCCGTCCTCGCGGACTCCGCATTCCTGCTCCGGGACATGCCCGCACCGTCGCCGCAGCCGCAAAGCCCGTCCGGCGCCAAGAACTGCTCGTCGCCGGCCCCGGTGAGCAGCGTGTTCCGGGACTTCCGCGACCCGGCGCCTTCACCGGCGAGCCCCGACACCGTCGACGTCGACGAGCTTGGCGAACTCGACTTCGATGACGACGGCTTCGATGCCGAGTCAATTCTCGACGTCGACGAGGCCACCGCCGGCGCGGCCGAGGGCCTCGACGGCATCATGGGCAGCCTCACCGTCGAGAGCAACACAGCCACCACGTCCGATGACTCCATcctatcaagctccggcatacaCCCCTACCTCAGGAGCCTCATGGTGGTCGGCCTCGCCGGCAGGTTCGAGCTCGGCCTCGGGTTCCGGCACGGCGCTCGGCCCAACCTCAACCGCGCACTGAAGCGGCGGGACGACGACGGCGCCTGGTGGATGTGGCCGGCCGTGCCGGTGAAGGACATAACAGTGGCACCACCGACACCGCCAGCACCGGCAGCGCCGGACACTGCAATGGCGCAGGTGCCGGCGGCGCCAGAGAAGAAGAAAAGCAAGAAGAAGAAGGTGGTGAAGATGGAGAAGGTTATGGCCAAGGGGAGGGAGGAGCTGCCCAGCGCAAAATGCAAGGAGGAAGCTGACGGCTCGGTCGAGGCTGCTAATGGCGATGGCGACGCTGACAGCACGCCGACGAAGGCGCCAAAGACCGGGTTGGGGCTGAAGCTGAACGCCGACGAGGTGCTCAAGGCGTGGTCCGACAAAGGGTCGATGTTCACCGAGGGCGGCGGGCCGGAGTCGCCGACGTCGGCCGCCGACGTGCGG GCAAAACTTGCAGACATTGATCTGTTCCCAGAGAATGGAGCTGGTGGCGGCATCAGGGAAGCCAGTGTGTTGAGGTACAAGGAGAAGAGGCGTACCCGGCTGTTCTCAAAGAAGATCCGGTACCAAGTGCGTAAGGTGAACGCTGACTGCCGGCCTCGGATGAAG GGAAGGTTTGTTAGGAGCCCATCTCTTCTTCAGCAAGCCCTGGAGGAAGAGAGCTAG
- the LOC112893162 gene encoding protein CHLOROPLAST IMPORT APPARATUS 2 isoform X2, with protein sequence MSSSCIPTGLRLDLDMVKAATSPGAHSSPLRPVHSSPSSTLSEASNASSSATSVSLKRARAPRKRPNQAYNEAAALLASIHPSVFPVKKSPKTATRPPARQLSGLAAAFDPSSDLLPPLPVLADSAFLLRDMPAPSPQPQSPSGAKNCSSPAPVSSVFRDFRDPAPSPASPDTVDVDELGELDFDDDGFDAESILDVDEATAGAAEGLDGIMGSLTVESNTATTSDDSILSSSGIHPYLRSLMVVGLAGRFELGLGFRHGARPNLNRALKRRDDDGAWWMWPAVPVKDITVAPPTPPAPAAPDTAMAQVPAAPEKKKSKKKKVVKMEKVMAKGREELPSAKCKEEADGSVEAANGDGDADSTPTKAPKTGLGLKLNADEVLKAWSDKGSMFTEGGGPESPTSAADVRAKLADIDLFPENGAGGGIREASVLRYKEKRRTRLFSKKIRYQVRKGRFVRSPSLLQQALEEES encoded by the exons ATGTCGTCTTCCTGCATACCAACCGGCCTGCGGCTGGACCTGGACATGGTGAAGGCGGCGACGTCGCCGGGCGCGCACTCGTCGCCGTTGCGCCCGGTGCActcgtcgccgtcgtcgacgCTGTCGGAAGCGTCGAACGCGTCATCGTCGGCGACGTCTGTGTCGCTGAAGCGGGCGCGCGCGCCGCGGAAGCGGCCGAACCAGGCGTACAACGAGGCCGCCGCGCTGCTCGCGTCCATCCACCCCTCCGTCTTCCCCGTCAAGAAGAGCCCCAAGACGGCGACGCGCCCGCCGGCGCGGCAGCTCTCCGGCCTCGCCGCGGCGTTCGACCCCTCCTCCGACCTCCTGCCGCCGCTTCCCGTCCTCGCGGACTCCGCATTCCTGCTCCGGGACATGCCCGCACCGTCGCCGCAGCCGCAAAGCCCGTCCGGCGCCAAGAACTGCTCGTCGCCGGCCCCGGTGAGCAGCGTGTTCCGGGACTTCCGCGACCCGGCGCCTTCACCGGCGAGCCCCGACACCGTCGACGTCGACGAGCTTGGCGAACTCGACTTCGATGACGACGGCTTCGATGCCGAGTCAATTCTCGACGTCGACGAGGCCACCGCCGGCGCGGCCGAGGGCCTCGACGGCATCATGGGCAGCCTCACCGTCGAGAGCAACACAGCCACCACGTCCGATGACTCCATcctatcaagctccggcatacaCCCCTACCTCAGGAGCCTCATGGTGGTCGGCCTCGCCGGCAGGTTCGAGCTCGGCCTCGGGTTCCGGCACGGCGCTCGGCCCAACCTCAACCGCGCACTGAAGCGGCGGGACGACGACGGCGCCTGGTGGATGTGGCCGGCCGTGCCGGTGAAGGACATAACAGTGGCACCACCGACACCGCCAGCACCGGCAGCGCCGGACACTGCAATGGCGCAGGTGCCGGCGGCGCCAGAGAAGAAGAAAAGCAAGAAGAAGAAGGTGGTGAAGATGGAGAAGGTTATGGCCAAGGGGAGGGAGGAGCTGCCCAGCGCAAAATGCAAGGAGGAAGCTGACGGCTCGGTCGAGGCTGCTAATGGCGATGGCGACGCTGACAGCACGCCGACGAAGGCGCCAAAGACCGGGTTGGGGCTGAAGCTGAACGCCGACGAGGTGCTCAAGGCGTGGTCCGACAAAGGGTCGATGTTCACCGAGGGCGGCGGGCCGGAGTCGCCGACGTCGGCCGCCGACGTGCGG GCAAAACTTGCAGACATTGATCTGTTCCCAGAGAATGGAGCTGGTGGCGGCATCAGGGAAGCCAGTGTGTTGAGGTACAAGGAGAAGAGGCGTACCCGGCTGTTCTCAAAGAAGATCCGGTACCAAGTGCGTAAG GGAAGGTTTGTTAGGAGCCCATCTCTTCTTCAGCAAGCCCTGGAGGAAGAGAGCTAG